The sequence AATCATCTTTTATAAAGCAGAGGAAGCTCAGAAATCGATCCTACGATCTACTACAATAATGCAATTGAAAATATCTTGTCGGTATTTACAGCCAAATTTAACCTTCAAACTCTCATCTTTTTTTAGGAAGTTTGGAACACCACTTCCCCGTTGCTTATCCCGCGCAATATTCATAAAATAGCTTCTGAATAATTAACTGTTTTATATTTATGCCCATCATTGCACCTTCTATTTTATCGGCCGATTTTGCCAATCTTTCGCGGGATATTCGCATCGCCGAAGAATCCGGTGCGGATTGGATTCACGTCGATGTGATGGACGGAAGTTTTGTACCTAATATTACGATCGGTCCGGTGGTCGTCGAACATCTCCGTAAAATCACCAAACTTCCGCTGGATGTTCATCTTATGATCGTCGAACCCG is a genomic window of bacterium containing:
- a CDS encoding ribulose-phosphate 3-epimerase; its protein translation is MPIIAPSILSADFANLSRDIRIAEESGADWIHVDVMDGSFVPNITIGPVVVEHLRKITKLPLDVHLMIVEP